One genomic segment of Ipomoea triloba cultivar NCNSP0323 chromosome 9, ASM357664v1 includes these proteins:
- the LOC116028937 gene encoding blue copper protein-like, protein MAIEKAMVSLFLLALFFIGAASQSPAPNAYTNHTVGGGAGWFFNVTTEKTSADYSTWAATQTFNLGDFLIFNTNTNQTVIQTYNETTYKSCTMDDPSDDTYTFLGGSNEFGKAVTVAVPLTIEGAQYYFSGADDGVQCQNGMAFEIKVGHGLGLPPSLNQPPPPPYVDPASSPIESPPITVIDNSPNRGVRCSISIFQVVFVLVALVSYLV, encoded by the exons ATGGCAATCGAGAAGGCCATGGTCTCTCTCTTTCTATTAGCTCTGTTCTTCATTGGCGCCGCATCTCAGAGTCCTGCTCCCAACGCTTACACCAACCACACAGTCGGCGGCGGCGCCGGGTGGTTCTTCAATGTCACCACCGAAAAGACCTCCGCCGACTACTCTACTTGGGCCGCCACACAAACCTTCAATCTTGGGGACTTCCTCa TTTTCAATACGAACACTAACCAGACAGTTATCCAAACATACAATGAGACCACATATAAGAGCTGCACCATGGACGATCCTTCTGATGATACCTACACGTTTCTAGGAGGCAGCAATGAATTTGGCAAAGCAGTAACTGTAGCAGTGCCACTGACCATAGAGGGCGCGCAATACTATTTTTCAGGCGCTGATGATGGGGTCCAGTGCCAAAATGGCATGGCATTTGAAATAAAAGTTGGCCATGGGCTTGGACTTCCTCCAAGCCTCAACCAACCCCCACCTCCACCCTATGTTGATCCAGCATCTTCACCGATAGAGTCCCCGCCTATCACTGTCATTGACAACTCACCAAATAGAGGTGTGAGGTGCAGTATAAGCATATTCCAAGTGGTATTTGTGCTAGTTGCTTTAGTGTCATATTTGGTGTGA
- the LOC116029791 gene encoding synaptotagmin-4-like, with protein MGLVSGMMLGIMFGIGLMAIWRHVMRYRSTKRIAKAVDVKLMGSLNRDDLKKICGENFPEWVSFPVYEQVKWLNKQLNKLWPFVADAAEAVIRESVEPLLEEYRPPGITSLKFSKLSLGNVAPKIEGIRVQSLKKGQITMDVDFRWGGDPSIILAVEAALVASLPIQLKDLQVFTVIRVIFQLAEEIPCISAVVVALLAEPKPRIDYVLKAVGGSLTAIPGLSDMIDDTVNSIVTDTLQWPHRIVVPIGGVPVDTSDLELKPQAKVTITIIRASNLKNREVIGKSDPYVVVYIRSLFKVKTKTIDDNLNPVWNETFELIAEDKETQAVILEVFDEDVGQDELMGVAKLPLNELVPETSKQIELRLLPKLDMFKVKDKKDRGTITIKVLYHEFSKQEQLAAVEDENKTLEARKKLREEGAIGSARDAVDGAASTVGSGISAGAEVVGSGISAGVGSGKGAVTSGLSKAGKFVGRTFTGHSISIHSKSHRRDNSPSMNSAHETGGGGSGGSGDAKLV; from the exons ATGGGTTTGGTTTCGGGGATGATGTTGGGCATTATGTTCGGGATCGGGTTGATGGCGATTTGGCGCCATGTAATGAGATACCGCAGCACCAAACGTATCGCCAAG GCAGTTGATGTCAAACTAATGGGCAGCCTAAACAGGGATGATCTGAAGAAAATTTGCGGTGAAAATTTTCCTGAATGGGTATCATTCCCTGTCTATGAGCAG GTGAAATGGTTGAACAAACAACTGAATAAGCTGTGGCCCTTTGTTGCTGAT GCGGCTGAGGCTGTTATAAGAGAGTCTGTTGAACCTTTGTTAGAAGAATATCGCCCTCCCGGGATTACTTCTTTGAAGTTCAGCAAACTGTCCCTTGGAAATGTGGCACCAAAGATTGAAG GCATTCGTGTCCAGAGCCTTAAAAAGGGTCAAATTACTATGGATGTTGACTTCCGATGGGGTGGAGATCCCAGTATCATTCTAGCTGTTGAAGCTGCACTAGTTGCTTCTTTACCCATTCAG TTGAAAGACCTTCAAGTCTTCACAGTTATTCGTGTTATCTTCCAACTTGCTGAGGAAATTCCTTGCATAtctgctgttgttgttgctttACTTGCCGAG CCAAAGCCAAGAATCGATTATGTATTGAAGGCTGTCGGTGGAAGTTTAACCGCCATTCCTGGACTTTCAGATATGATAGAT GATACTGTGAATTCTATTGTCACGGATACACTACAATGGCCCCATAGGATTGTTGTTCCAATTGGCGGTGTACCAGTTGATACAAG TGATTTGGAGCTTAAGCCACAGGCGAAGGTTACTATAACGATAATCAGGGCAAGTAACTTAAAGAACAGGGAAGTGATCGGAAAATCTGATCCGTATGTAGTTGTATATATCCGTTCACTGTTCAAGGTTAAAACAAAAACTATCGACGACAACCTTAACCCTGTTTGGAATGAGACATTTGAGTTGATTGCAGAAGACAAGGAGACACAAGCTGTTATCCTTGAG GTGTTTGATGAAGATGTTGGGCAAGATGAGCTAATGGGTGTTGCAAAATTACCTCTAAATGAGCTGGTACCTGAGACTTCCAAACAAATTGAATTGAGACTGCTGCCAAAACTTGATATGTTTAAAGTCAAAGACAAGAAGGACAGAGGGACCATTACAATTAAG GTGTTGTACCACGAATTCAGCAAGCAAGAGCAGCTAGCTGCCGTGGAGGACGAGAATAAGACCCTGGAAGCAAGAAAAAAGCTGAGAGAAGAAGGTGCGATTGGGAGCGCAAGGGATGCCGTTGATGGGGCAGCATCCACTGTTGGTTCAGGCATCAGTGCAGGAGCGGAGGTTGTGGGGAGTGGCATCAGTGCGGGCGTTGGAAGTGGGAAGGGAGCAGTGACCAGTGGCCTTAGCAAAGCCGGTAAGTTTGTTGGTAGGACATTTACTGGGCATTCCATTTCCATCCATTCTAAGAGCCACCGGCGTGACAATTCCCCGTCAATGAACTCTGCTCATGAAACTGgcggtggtggtagtggtggtagtggtgatgCAAAGCTAGTTTAG